In Callospermophilus lateralis isolate mCalLat2 chromosome 19, mCalLat2.hap1, whole genome shotgun sequence, the following are encoded in one genomic region:
- the Sec14l5 gene encoding SEC14-like protein 5 isoform X1 — protein sequence MVQKYQSPVRVYKYPFELVMAAYEKRFPTCPQIPVFLGSEVLGESRSADGAVHVVERSCRLRVDAPRLLRKIAGVEHVVFVQKNVLNWRERTLLIEAHNETFASRVVVKENCSYSVHPENEDWTCFEQSASLDIRSFFGFENTLEKIAMKQYTANVKRGKEVIEHYLNELISQGTSHIPRWTPAPVREEDARSQPGSQQAEGTLRVLGPAEEAGRERAATGRGMQCLLCPEDPVLLLQGDKLDADYIQRCLGQLTPMQESCLIQLRHWLQETHRGKIPKDEHILRFLRARDFHLDKAREMLCQSLSWRRQHQVDVLLQTWRPPALLEEFYAGGWHYQDIDGRPLYILRLGQMDTKGLMKAVGEEALLQHVLSVNEEGQKRCEGNTKQFGRPISSWTCLLDLEGLNMRHLWRPGVKALLRMIEVVEDNYPETLGRLLIVRAPRVFPVLWTLISPFINENTRQKFLIYSGSNYQGPGGLVDYLDKEVIPDFLGGESVCNVPEGGLVPKSLYLTEEEQEQADQLRQWSETYHSASVLRGAPHEVALEILEGESVITWDFDILRGDVVFSLYHTKQALKPGPREPGARASGQLMDQGWVLGTDYSRVEAPLVCREGESIQGSHVTRWPGVYLLQWQVHGPPGSMACSLPGDVLTALHSPGPKCKVLYFCEVLASEDFRGSMSSLESCTSGFSQLSAATSSSSSGQSQGSSLVSR from the exons GCCTACGAGAAGCGCTTCCCCACCTGCCCGCAGATCCCAGTCTTCCTGGGCAGCGAGGTCCTGGGCGAGTCCCGCAGCGCGGACGGGGCAGTGCACGTGGTGGAGCGCAGCTGCCGGCTGCGCGTGGACGCCCCGCGGCTGCTGCGGAAG ATCGCAGGCGTGGAGCACGTGGTCTTCGTGCAGAAAAACGTCTTGAACTGGAGGGAGAGGACGCTCCTCATCGAGGCGCACAACGAGACCTTCGCCAGCCGGGTCGTGGTGAAGGAGAACTGCAGCTACTCG GTCCACCCCGAGAATGAAGACTGGACTTGCTTCGAGCAGTCGGCCTCGCTGGACATCCGGTCCTTCTTTGGCTTTGAGAACACCTTGGAGAAGATCGCTATGAAGCAGTACACGGCCAACGTCAAGAGG GGGAAGGAGGTGATCGAGCACTACCTGAACGAGCTCATCTCCCAGGGCACCTCTCACATCCCCCGCTGGACGCCCGCCCCGGTCCGGGAGGAGGACGCCCGCAGCCAGCCCGGATCCCAGCAGGCGGAGGGGACCCTCAGGGTCCTGGGCCCTGCCGAAGAGGCG GGCAGAGAAAGGGCAGCCACCGGACGAGGGATGCAGTGTCTCCTTTGTCCTGAAGACCCCGTCCTCCTCCTCCAAGGGGACAAGCTGGACGCAGACTACATCCAGAGGTGCCTGGGCCAGCTCACGCCCATGCAGGAGAGCTGCCTGATCCAGCTGCGGCACTGGTTGCAGGAGACCCACAGAGGCAAG ATTCCCAAAGATGAGCACATCCTGCGCTTCCTGCGCGCCCGCGACTTCCACCTGGACAAGGCCCGGGAGATGCTGTGCCAGTCCTTGAGCTGGCGGAGGCAGCACCAGGTGGACGTGCTCCTGCAGACCTGGCGGCCCCCGGCCCTGCTGGAGGAGTTCTACGCGGGAGGCTGGCACTACCAGGACATAG ATGGACGTCCCCTGTACATCCTCCGCCTGGGCCAGATGGACACCAAGGGCCTGATGAAGGCGGTGGGGGAGGAGGCGCTGCTGCAGCAC GTCCTTTCTGTCAACGAGGAAGGACAGAAGAGATGTGAGGGGAACACCAAGCAGTTTGGCCGTCCCATCAG CTCCTGGACCTGCCTGCTGGACCTGGAGGGTCTCAACATGCGGCACCTCTGGCGGCCAGGGGTGAAGGCCCTGCTGCGCATGATCGAGGTGGTGGAGGATAACTACCCTGAGACCCTGGGCCGGCTGCTCATCGTGCGAGCCCCCCGAGTCTTTCCCGTGCTCTGGACGCTG ATCAGCCCCTTCATCAACGAGAACACCAGGCAGAAGTTCCTCATCTACAGCGGCAGCAACTATCAAGGCCCTGGAGGCCTGGTGGACTACCTGGACAAGGAAGTGATCCCCGACTTCCTGGGGGGAGAGAGTGTG TGTAATGTCCCTGAAGGAGGACTGGTCCCCAAGTCCCTCTATCTGACCgaggaggagcaggagcaggCCGACCAGCTGCGGCAGTGGAGCGAGACCTACCACTCGGCCAGCGTGCTCCGCGGGGCGCCCCACGAG GTCGCGCTGGAGATCCTGGAAGGGGAGTCGGTCATTACCTGGGACTTCGACATCCTGCGAGGGGACGTGGTCTTTAGCTTGTACCACACCAAGCAGGCGCTCAAGCCGGGCCCGCGGGAGCCTGGGGCCAGGGCCAGCGGGCAGCTGATGGACCAAGGCTGGGTCCTGGGCACGGATTACAGCCGCGTGGAGGCCCCGCTGGTCTGCCGGGAGGGGGAGAGCATCCAG GGCTCCCATGTGACCAGGTGGCCCGGGGTCTACCTGCTCCAGTGGCAAGTGCACGGCCCGCCTGGCAGCATGGCCTGCAGCCTCCCGGGCGATGTCCTGACCGCTCTGCACAGCCCGGGCCCCAAGTGCAAGGTCCTCTACTTCTGCGAGGTGCTAGCCTCCGAGGACTTCAG GGGCTCCATGTCCAGCCTGGAATCCTGCACCAGTGGCTTCTCCCAGCTCAGTGccgccacctcctcctcctcctccggccAGTCCCAGGGCAGCTCCCTGGTCTCCAGATAG
- the Sec14l5 gene encoding SEC14-like protein 5 isoform X4: MVQKYQSPVRVYKYPFELVMAAYEKRFPTCPQIPVFLGSEVLGESRSADGAVHVVERSCRLRVDAPRLLRKIAGVEHVVFVQKNVLNWRERTLLIEAHNETFASRVVVKENCSYSVHPENEDWTCFEQSASLDIRSFFGFENTLEKIAMKQYTANVKRGTSHIPRWTPAPVREEDARSQPGSQQAEGTLRVLGPAEEAVGTDGDKLDADYIQRCLGQLTPMQESCLIQLRHWLQETHRGKIPKDEHILRFLRARDFHLDKAREMLCQSLSWRRQHQVDVLLQTWRPPALLEEFYAGGWHYQDIDGRPLYILRLGQMDTKGLMKAVGEEALLQHVLSVNEEGQKRCEGNTKQFGRPISSWTCLLDLEGLNMRHLWRPGVKALLRMIEVVEDNYPETLGRLLIVRAPRVFPVLWTLISPFINENTRQKFLIYSGSNYQGPGGLVDYLDKEVIPDFLGGESVCNVPEGGLVPKSLYLTEEEQEQADQLRQWSETYHSASVLRGAPHEVALEILEGESVITWDFDILRGDVVFSLYHTKQALKPGPREPGARASGQLMDQGWVLGTDYSRVEAPLVCREGESIQGSHVTRWPGVYLLQWQVHGPPGSMACSLPGDVLTALHSPGPKCKVLYFCEVLASEDFRGSMSSLESCTSGFSQLSAATSSSSSGQSQGSSLVSR, from the exons GCCTACGAGAAGCGCTTCCCCACCTGCCCGCAGATCCCAGTCTTCCTGGGCAGCGAGGTCCTGGGCGAGTCCCGCAGCGCGGACGGGGCAGTGCACGTGGTGGAGCGCAGCTGCCGGCTGCGCGTGGACGCCCCGCGGCTGCTGCGGAAG ATCGCAGGCGTGGAGCACGTGGTCTTCGTGCAGAAAAACGTCTTGAACTGGAGGGAGAGGACGCTCCTCATCGAGGCGCACAACGAGACCTTCGCCAGCCGGGTCGTGGTGAAGGAGAACTGCAGCTACTCG GTCCACCCCGAGAATGAAGACTGGACTTGCTTCGAGCAGTCGGCCTCGCTGGACATCCGGTCCTTCTTTGGCTTTGAGAACACCTTGGAGAAGATCGCTATGAAGCAGTACACGGCCAACGTCAAGAGG GGCACCTCTCACATCCCCCGCTGGACGCCCGCCCCGGTCCGGGAGGAGGACGCCCGCAGCCAGCCCGGATCCCAGCAGGCGGAGGGGACCCTCAGGGTCCTGGGCCCTGCCGAAGAGGCGGTGGGAACTGACG GGGACAAGCTGGACGCAGACTACATCCAGAGGTGCCTGGGCCAGCTCACGCCCATGCAGGAGAGCTGCCTGATCCAGCTGCGGCACTGGTTGCAGGAGACCCACAGAGGCAAG ATTCCCAAAGATGAGCACATCCTGCGCTTCCTGCGCGCCCGCGACTTCCACCTGGACAAGGCCCGGGAGATGCTGTGCCAGTCCTTGAGCTGGCGGAGGCAGCACCAGGTGGACGTGCTCCTGCAGACCTGGCGGCCCCCGGCCCTGCTGGAGGAGTTCTACGCGGGAGGCTGGCACTACCAGGACATAG ATGGACGTCCCCTGTACATCCTCCGCCTGGGCCAGATGGACACCAAGGGCCTGATGAAGGCGGTGGGGGAGGAGGCGCTGCTGCAGCAC GTCCTTTCTGTCAACGAGGAAGGACAGAAGAGATGTGAGGGGAACACCAAGCAGTTTGGCCGTCCCATCAG CTCCTGGACCTGCCTGCTGGACCTGGAGGGTCTCAACATGCGGCACCTCTGGCGGCCAGGGGTGAAGGCCCTGCTGCGCATGATCGAGGTGGTGGAGGATAACTACCCTGAGACCCTGGGCCGGCTGCTCATCGTGCGAGCCCCCCGAGTCTTTCCCGTGCTCTGGACGCTG ATCAGCCCCTTCATCAACGAGAACACCAGGCAGAAGTTCCTCATCTACAGCGGCAGCAACTATCAAGGCCCTGGAGGCCTGGTGGACTACCTGGACAAGGAAGTGATCCCCGACTTCCTGGGGGGAGAGAGTGTG TGTAATGTCCCTGAAGGAGGACTGGTCCCCAAGTCCCTCTATCTGACCgaggaggagcaggagcaggCCGACCAGCTGCGGCAGTGGAGCGAGACCTACCACTCGGCCAGCGTGCTCCGCGGGGCGCCCCACGAG GTCGCGCTGGAGATCCTGGAAGGGGAGTCGGTCATTACCTGGGACTTCGACATCCTGCGAGGGGACGTGGTCTTTAGCTTGTACCACACCAAGCAGGCGCTCAAGCCGGGCCCGCGGGAGCCTGGGGCCAGGGCCAGCGGGCAGCTGATGGACCAAGGCTGGGTCCTGGGCACGGATTACAGCCGCGTGGAGGCCCCGCTGGTCTGCCGGGAGGGGGAGAGCATCCAG GGCTCCCATGTGACCAGGTGGCCCGGGGTCTACCTGCTCCAGTGGCAAGTGCACGGCCCGCCTGGCAGCATGGCCTGCAGCCTCCCGGGCGATGTCCTGACCGCTCTGCACAGCCCGGGCCCCAAGTGCAAGGTCCTCTACTTCTGCGAGGTGCTAGCCTCCGAGGACTTCAG GGGCTCCATGTCCAGCCTGGAATCCTGCACCAGTGGCTTCTCCCAGCTCAGTGccgccacctcctcctcctcctccggccAGTCCCAGGGCAGCTCCCTGGTCTCCAGATAG
- the Sec14l5 gene encoding SEC14-like protein 5 isoform X2 — MVQKYQSPVRVYKYPFELVMAAYEKRFPTCPQIPVFLGSEVLGESRSADGAVHVVERSCRLRVDAPRLLRKIAGVEHVVFVQKNVLNWRERTLLIEAHNETFASRVVVKENCSYSVHPENEDWTCFEQSASLDIRSFFGFENTLEKIAMKQYTANVKRGKEVIEHYLNELISQGTSHIPRWTPAPVREEDARSQPGSQQAEGTLRVLGPAEEAVGTDGDKLDADYIQRCLGQLTPMQESCLIQLRHWLQETHRGKIPKDEHILRFLRARDFHLDKAREMLCQSLSWRRQHQVDVLLQTWRPPALLEEFYAGGWHYQDIDGRPLYILRLGQMDTKGLMKAVGEEALLQHVLSVNEEGQKRCEGNTKQFGRPISSWTCLLDLEGLNMRHLWRPGVKALLRMIEVVEDNYPETLGRLLIVRAPRVFPVLWTLISPFINENTRQKFLIYSGSNYQGPGGLVDYLDKEVIPDFLGGESVCNVPEGGLVPKSLYLTEEEQEQADQLRQWSETYHSASVLRGAPHEVALEILEGESVITWDFDILRGDVVFSLYHTKQALKPGPREPGARASGQLMDQGWVLGTDYSRVEAPLVCREGESIQGSHVTRWPGVYLLQWQVHGPPGSMACSLPGDVLTALHSPGPKCKVLYFCEVLASEDFRGSMSSLESCTSGFSQLSAATSSSSSGQSQGSSLVSR, encoded by the exons GCCTACGAGAAGCGCTTCCCCACCTGCCCGCAGATCCCAGTCTTCCTGGGCAGCGAGGTCCTGGGCGAGTCCCGCAGCGCGGACGGGGCAGTGCACGTGGTGGAGCGCAGCTGCCGGCTGCGCGTGGACGCCCCGCGGCTGCTGCGGAAG ATCGCAGGCGTGGAGCACGTGGTCTTCGTGCAGAAAAACGTCTTGAACTGGAGGGAGAGGACGCTCCTCATCGAGGCGCACAACGAGACCTTCGCCAGCCGGGTCGTGGTGAAGGAGAACTGCAGCTACTCG GTCCACCCCGAGAATGAAGACTGGACTTGCTTCGAGCAGTCGGCCTCGCTGGACATCCGGTCCTTCTTTGGCTTTGAGAACACCTTGGAGAAGATCGCTATGAAGCAGTACACGGCCAACGTCAAGAGG GGGAAGGAGGTGATCGAGCACTACCTGAACGAGCTCATCTCCCAGGGCACCTCTCACATCCCCCGCTGGACGCCCGCCCCGGTCCGGGAGGAGGACGCCCGCAGCCAGCCCGGATCCCAGCAGGCGGAGGGGACCCTCAGGGTCCTGGGCCCTGCCGAAGAGGCGGTGGGAACTGACG GGGACAAGCTGGACGCAGACTACATCCAGAGGTGCCTGGGCCAGCTCACGCCCATGCAGGAGAGCTGCCTGATCCAGCTGCGGCACTGGTTGCAGGAGACCCACAGAGGCAAG ATTCCCAAAGATGAGCACATCCTGCGCTTCCTGCGCGCCCGCGACTTCCACCTGGACAAGGCCCGGGAGATGCTGTGCCAGTCCTTGAGCTGGCGGAGGCAGCACCAGGTGGACGTGCTCCTGCAGACCTGGCGGCCCCCGGCCCTGCTGGAGGAGTTCTACGCGGGAGGCTGGCACTACCAGGACATAG ATGGACGTCCCCTGTACATCCTCCGCCTGGGCCAGATGGACACCAAGGGCCTGATGAAGGCGGTGGGGGAGGAGGCGCTGCTGCAGCAC GTCCTTTCTGTCAACGAGGAAGGACAGAAGAGATGTGAGGGGAACACCAAGCAGTTTGGCCGTCCCATCAG CTCCTGGACCTGCCTGCTGGACCTGGAGGGTCTCAACATGCGGCACCTCTGGCGGCCAGGGGTGAAGGCCCTGCTGCGCATGATCGAGGTGGTGGAGGATAACTACCCTGAGACCCTGGGCCGGCTGCTCATCGTGCGAGCCCCCCGAGTCTTTCCCGTGCTCTGGACGCTG ATCAGCCCCTTCATCAACGAGAACACCAGGCAGAAGTTCCTCATCTACAGCGGCAGCAACTATCAAGGCCCTGGAGGCCTGGTGGACTACCTGGACAAGGAAGTGATCCCCGACTTCCTGGGGGGAGAGAGTGTG TGTAATGTCCCTGAAGGAGGACTGGTCCCCAAGTCCCTCTATCTGACCgaggaggagcaggagcaggCCGACCAGCTGCGGCAGTGGAGCGAGACCTACCACTCGGCCAGCGTGCTCCGCGGGGCGCCCCACGAG GTCGCGCTGGAGATCCTGGAAGGGGAGTCGGTCATTACCTGGGACTTCGACATCCTGCGAGGGGACGTGGTCTTTAGCTTGTACCACACCAAGCAGGCGCTCAAGCCGGGCCCGCGGGAGCCTGGGGCCAGGGCCAGCGGGCAGCTGATGGACCAAGGCTGGGTCCTGGGCACGGATTACAGCCGCGTGGAGGCCCCGCTGGTCTGCCGGGAGGGGGAGAGCATCCAG GGCTCCCATGTGACCAGGTGGCCCGGGGTCTACCTGCTCCAGTGGCAAGTGCACGGCCCGCCTGGCAGCATGGCCTGCAGCCTCCCGGGCGATGTCCTGACCGCTCTGCACAGCCCGGGCCCCAAGTGCAAGGTCCTCTACTTCTGCGAGGTGCTAGCCTCCGAGGACTTCAG GGGCTCCATGTCCAGCCTGGAATCCTGCACCAGTGGCTTCTCCCAGCTCAGTGccgccacctcctcctcctcctccggccAGTCCCAGGGCAGCTCCCTGGTCTCCAGATAG
- the Sec14l5 gene encoding SEC14-like protein 5 isoform X3, with protein sequence MVQKYQSPVRVYKYPFELVMAAYEKRFPTCPQIPVFLGSEVLGESRSADGAVHVVERSCRLRVDAPRLLRKIAGVEHVVFVQKNVLNWRERTLLIEAHNETFASRVVVKENCSYSVHPENEDWTCFEQSASLDIRSFFGFENTLEKIAMKQYTANVKRGKEVIEHYLNELISQGTSHIPRWTPAPVREEDARSQPGSQQAEGTLRVLGPAEEAVGTDGDKLDADYIQRCLGQLTPMQESCLIQLRHWLQETHRGKIPKDEHILRFLRARDFHLDKAREMLCQSLSWRRQHQVDVLLQTWRPPALLEEFYAGGWHYQDIDGRPLYILRLGQMDTKGLMKAVGEEALLQHVLSVNEEGQKRCEGNTKQFGRPISSWTCLLDLEGLNMRHLWRPGVKALLRMIEVVEDNYPETLGRLLIVRAPRVFPVLWTLISPFINENTRQKFLIYSGSNYQGPGGLVDYLDKEVIPDFLGGESVVRPVAGAGLQGEGSGREARSPGCGGRAPGRCSVPTQVALEILEGESVITWDFDILRGDVVFSLYHTKQALKPGPREPGARASGQLMDQGWVLGTDYSRVEAPLVCREGESIQGSHVTRWPGVYLLQWQVHGPPGSMACSLPGDVLTALHSPGPKCKVLYFCEVLASEDFRGSMSSLESCTSGFSQLSAATSSSSSGQSQGSSLVSR encoded by the exons GCCTACGAGAAGCGCTTCCCCACCTGCCCGCAGATCCCAGTCTTCCTGGGCAGCGAGGTCCTGGGCGAGTCCCGCAGCGCGGACGGGGCAGTGCACGTGGTGGAGCGCAGCTGCCGGCTGCGCGTGGACGCCCCGCGGCTGCTGCGGAAG ATCGCAGGCGTGGAGCACGTGGTCTTCGTGCAGAAAAACGTCTTGAACTGGAGGGAGAGGACGCTCCTCATCGAGGCGCACAACGAGACCTTCGCCAGCCGGGTCGTGGTGAAGGAGAACTGCAGCTACTCG GTCCACCCCGAGAATGAAGACTGGACTTGCTTCGAGCAGTCGGCCTCGCTGGACATCCGGTCCTTCTTTGGCTTTGAGAACACCTTGGAGAAGATCGCTATGAAGCAGTACACGGCCAACGTCAAGAGG GGGAAGGAGGTGATCGAGCACTACCTGAACGAGCTCATCTCCCAGGGCACCTCTCACATCCCCCGCTGGACGCCCGCCCCGGTCCGGGAGGAGGACGCCCGCAGCCAGCCCGGATCCCAGCAGGCGGAGGGGACCCTCAGGGTCCTGGGCCCTGCCGAAGAGGCGGTGGGAACTGACG GGGACAAGCTGGACGCAGACTACATCCAGAGGTGCCTGGGCCAGCTCACGCCCATGCAGGAGAGCTGCCTGATCCAGCTGCGGCACTGGTTGCAGGAGACCCACAGAGGCAAG ATTCCCAAAGATGAGCACATCCTGCGCTTCCTGCGCGCCCGCGACTTCCACCTGGACAAGGCCCGGGAGATGCTGTGCCAGTCCTTGAGCTGGCGGAGGCAGCACCAGGTGGACGTGCTCCTGCAGACCTGGCGGCCCCCGGCCCTGCTGGAGGAGTTCTACGCGGGAGGCTGGCACTACCAGGACATAG ATGGACGTCCCCTGTACATCCTCCGCCTGGGCCAGATGGACACCAAGGGCCTGATGAAGGCGGTGGGGGAGGAGGCGCTGCTGCAGCAC GTCCTTTCTGTCAACGAGGAAGGACAGAAGAGATGTGAGGGGAACACCAAGCAGTTTGGCCGTCCCATCAG CTCCTGGACCTGCCTGCTGGACCTGGAGGGTCTCAACATGCGGCACCTCTGGCGGCCAGGGGTGAAGGCCCTGCTGCGCATGATCGAGGTGGTGGAGGATAACTACCCTGAGACCCTGGGCCGGCTGCTCATCGTGCGAGCCCCCCGAGTCTTTCCCGTGCTCTGGACGCTG ATCAGCCCCTTCATCAACGAGAACACCAGGCAGAAGTTCCTCATCTACAGCGGCAGCAACTATCAAGGCCCTGGAGGCCTGGTGGACTACCTGGACAAGGAAGTGATCCCCGACTTCCTGGGGGGAGAGAGTGTGGTGAGGCCGGTGGCCGGGGCTGGGCTGCAGGGTGAGGGCAGTGGCCGGGAGGCCAGGAGTCCTGGCTGCGGGGGAAGGGCCCCTGGGCG CTGCTCTGTCCCCACACAGGTCGCGCTGGAGATCCTGGAAGGGGAGTCGGTCATTACCTGGGACTTCGACATCCTGCGAGGGGACGTGGTCTTTAGCTTGTACCACACCAAGCAGGCGCTCAAGCCGGGCCCGCGGGAGCCTGGGGCCAGGGCCAGCGGGCAGCTGATGGACCAAGGCTGGGTCCTGGGCACGGATTACAGCCGCGTGGAGGCCCCGCTGGTCTGCCGGGAGGGGGAGAGCATCCAG GGCTCCCATGTGACCAGGTGGCCCGGGGTCTACCTGCTCCAGTGGCAAGTGCACGGCCCGCCTGGCAGCATGGCCTGCAGCCTCCCGGGCGATGTCCTGACCGCTCTGCACAGCCCGGGCCCCAAGTGCAAGGTCCTCTACTTCTGCGAGGTGCTAGCCTCCGAGGACTTCAG GGGCTCCATGTCCAGCCTGGAATCCTGCACCAGTGGCTTCTCCCAGCTCAGTGccgccacctcctcctcctcctccggccAGTCCCAGGGCAGCTCCCTGGTCTCCAGATAG